The Micavibrio sp. TMED2 genome includes a window with the following:
- a CDS encoding DNA ligase (NAD(+)) LigA has product MKHDVVDPTKDFSTDNLTADEAAAALEALAKTIAEHDRAYHQEDAPTISDADYDLLRRRNEAIEQAFPLLVRADSPSRSVGAKPASGFKKVRHQVSMLSLANAFSEEDVADFLKTVRRFFDLPEDAEVPVLAEVKIDGLSCSLRYEQGKLVQAATRGDGQEGEDITANVRTIDDAYIPKTLQGDYPDILEIRGEVYMDRSEFLALNQRREEAGEPPFANPRNAAAGSLRQLDPKITAERKLRFFGYGWGVISEPAKELFGTQTGARERIAGWGFPLNRPERLCRTVTELMAFYEHVQAERPGLPFDIDGIVYKLDSLDYQDRMGFVSRAPRWAIAHKLPAEQAQTILEKIDIQVGRTGALTPVAHLQPVTVGGVVVSRATLHNEDEIERKDVRVGDTVVIQRAGDVIPQVLHAIPEKRPADSQPFVFPDTCPICGSHAIREASEVVRRCTGGLICAAQAVERIRHFVSRDAFDIEGFGAKIVQQFWDDELVRSPVDIFKLRDKDSQSLTPLRNKEGWGATSATKLFDAIDERRNIELDRFIYALGIRQIGQTTSRLLARHFGRFDALRQAMIEAQDRESDAYNDLINIDKIGQSMADDLIGFFAEEQNEQLLDALLAELQVQEFTLEVDDSSAVSGKTVVFTGTLETMSRAEAKVQAEKLGAKVAGSVSKKTDYVVAGADAGSKLTKARDLGVTVLSEADWQALASG; this is encoded by the coding sequence ATGAAACATGATGTCGTTGATCCAACTAAGGATTTCAGCACTGACAACCTGACCGCCGATGAAGCGGCAGCGGCGCTTGAAGCATTGGCCAAGACCATTGCGGAGCATGACCGCGCCTATCATCAGGAGGATGCGCCGACCATCAGCGACGCCGATTACGATCTGCTGCGTCGTCGGAACGAGGCGATCGAACAGGCATTCCCGCTGCTGGTCCGGGCGGACAGCCCGTCACGCAGCGTCGGGGCAAAACCGGCTTCCGGCTTCAAAAAGGTCCGGCATCAGGTCTCCATGCTGTCGCTGGCCAATGCCTTCAGCGAAGAGGATGTGGCCGACTTCCTCAAAACCGTGCGCCGGTTCTTTGACCTGCCCGAGGATGCCGAGGTGCCGGTACTGGCGGAGGTCAAGATCGACGGCCTCTCCTGCTCCCTGCGCTATGAGCAGGGCAAGCTGGTACAGGCTGCCACCCGTGGTGATGGGCAGGAGGGAGAGGATATTACCGCCAATGTCCGCACCATTGATGATGCCTATATTCCCAAGACGCTGCAGGGCGATTACCCGGATATTCTGGAAATCCGCGGCGAGGTCTATATGGACCGCAGCGAGTTTCTGGCCCTCAACCAGCGCCGGGAAGAGGCCGGTGAGCCGCCCTTTGCCAATCCGCGCAATGCCGCTGCCGGATCTCTGCGCCAGCTTGACCCGAAAATCACCGCCGAGCGCAAACTCCGCTTCTTCGGCTATGGCTGGGGCGTGATCAGCGAACCGGCAAAGGAGTTGTTCGGCACCCAGACCGGTGCCCGCGAACGGATTGCGGGCTGGGGCTTTCCGCTGAACCGGCCCGAACGGCTCTGCCGCACGGTTACGGAGCTGATGGCCTTCTACGAACATGTGCAGGCGGAACGGCCCGGCCTGCCCTTCGACATTGACGGCATTGTCTACAAGCTGGACAGCCTTGATTATCAGGACCGCATGGGCTTTGTCAGCCGCGCACCGCGCTGGGCCATCGCCCACAAGCTGCCTGCCGAACAGGCCCAGACCATATTGGAAAAGATCGATATTCAGGTGGGGCGCACCGGCGCCCTGACACCGGTCGCCCATCTGCAGCCGGTCACCGTCGGCGGGGTCGTGGTGTCCCGTGCCACCCTGCATAATGAGGACGAGATTGAGCGCAAGGATGTGCGGGTCGGCGATACGGTGGTGATCCAGCGTGCCGGGGATGTCATCCCGCAGGTACTGCATGCGATCCCGGAGAAGCGCCCGGCTGACAGCCAGCCATTCGTCTTTCCCGATACCTGCCCGATCTGCGGCAGCCATGCCATTCGTGAGGCCAGTGAGGTCGTACGCCGCTGCACCGGCGGCCTGATCTGTGCGGCACAGGCGGTTGAGCGCATCCGCCACTTCGTCAGCCGTGATGCCTTCGATATCGAGGGTTTTGGTGCCAAGATCGTCCAGCAGTTCTGGGACGATGAACTGGTGCGCAGCCCGGTCGACATCTTCAAGCTACGGGATAAGGACAGCCAGAGCCTGACGCCACTGCGCAACAAGGAAGGCTGGGGCGCCACCTCGGCCACCAAGCTGTTCGATGCCATTGATGAGCGCCGGAATATCGAGCTGGACCGGTTTATCTATGCCCTCGGCATTCGCCAGATTGGCCAGACCACATCCCGGCTGCTGGCCCGGCATTTCGGTCGCTTCGATGCCTTGCGACAGGCGATGATCGAGGCACAGGACCGCGAGAGCGATGCCTATAACGACCTGATCAATATCGACAAGATCGGTCAATCCATGGCCGATGACCTGATCGGATTTTTCGCCGAGGAACAGAACGAGCAACTGCTCGACGCCCTGCTGGCCGAACTGCAGGTGCAGGAATTTACGCTGGAGGTCGATGACAGCTCCGCCGTTTCCGGCAAGACCGTGGTATTTACCGGCACGCTCGAAACCATGTCACGGGCAGAAGCCAAGGTGCAGGCGGAGAAGCTGGGAGCCAAGGTGGCAGGCTCGGTCTCCAAGAAAACCGATTACGTGGTCGCCGGTGCCGATGCCGGATCAAAACTGACCAAGGCCCGCGATCTCGGCGTCACGGTATTGAGCGAAGCCGATTGGCAGGCCTTGGCCAGCGGTTAG
- a CDS encoding DNA repair protein RecN, translating to MLVSLTIQNIVLIDKLTIELAGGLCALTGETGAGKSILLDALGLALGARANAGLIRAGEAQASVSAVIDASALPGLQQSLSELEIDTGEDLILRRVITRDGRSRAFVNDQPVSIGTLKDIGAHLVEIHGQFETQGLLDTAAHAQLLDSFGGLLDTRKAVADAWDNWQQAEKARQSLAEEIDRARAEEDYLRHALGELDELNPEAGEEDALAARRTQLMHREKVMSALATAASELGGEQGGVRLLSSGRRTLERIADKMGDAYDRILEPLDRAQSELDEAVAILETVLAELDHDPRGLEEIEDRLFSLRQLARKHNVSPDDLAALRNGFAEKLSMIDDQSAHLDKAARASTAARQAYIDAAAILREGREHAAESLDQAVMTELTPLKLGRAVFVTNLTRLEEDNWTSTGTERVRFTVATNPGQTPGPIDKIASGGELARFMLALKVALRRVNAVPTLVFDEVDAGIGGAVADAVGERLARLGQDVQVLVVTHSPQVAARAGHHWQIAKSEAADGLPATAITRLDDKARREEIARMLSGAEISDEARAAAEKLLVSPT from the coding sequence ATGCTCGTCTCCCTGACCATTCAGAATATCGTTCTGATCGACAAGCTGACCATCGAGTTGGCGGGTGGCCTCTGCGCGCTGACCGGGGAGACCGGGGCGGGCAAGTCGATCCTGCTTGATGCCCTTGGCCTCGCCCTCGGTGCCCGCGCCAATGCCGGTCTGATCCGCGCAGGAGAGGCACAGGCATCGGTCAGCGCGGTTATTGATGCCTCGGCCCTGCCCGGTCTGCAGCAATCCCTCAGCGAGCTTGAAATCGACACTGGCGAGGATCTGATCCTGCGCCGGGTCATCACCCGTGACGGGCGCAGCCGCGCCTTCGTCAACGACCAGCCGGTCAGTATCGGTACCCTGAAGGATATCGGCGCGCATCTGGTCGAGATACACGGCCAGTTCGAGACACAGGGGCTGCTCGATACCGCTGCCCATGCCCAGCTGCTCGACAGCTTCGGCGGCCTGCTTGATACCCGCAAGGCGGTTGCCGACGCCTGGGATAACTGGCAACAGGCCGAAAAAGCCCGCCAGAGCCTCGCCGAGGAGATCGACCGCGCCCGCGCCGAGGAAGACTATCTCCGCCATGCCCTTGGCGAGCTGGATGAGCTGAACCCGGAAGCCGGTGAAGAGGATGCCCTCGCCGCGCGCCGCACCCAGCTCATGCACCGCGAGAAGGTGATGTCGGCCCTTGCTACCGCCGCCAGCGAACTCGGCGGCGAACAGGGTGGCGTCAGGCTGCTGTCATCGGGCCGACGCACCCTTGAGCGCATCGCCGACAAGATGGGCGATGCCTATGACAGGATACTGGAGCCGCTCGACCGGGCACAGTCGGAACTCGATGAAGCCGTCGCCATTCTGGAGACTGTGCTGGCAGAACTTGACCATGACCCGCGCGGGCTTGAGGAAATCGAGGACCGGCTGTTTTCGCTCCGCCAACTGGCGCGCAAGCACAATGTCTCGCCGGATGATCTCGCCGCCCTGCGCAACGGTTTTGCCGAGAAACTGTCGATGATCGACGACCAGAGCGCCCATCTGGACAAGGCCGCCCGCGCCTCGACCGCTGCCCGGCAGGCCTATATCGACGCCGCAGCGATCCTGCGCGAGGGCCGGGAACATGCGGCGGAGAGCCTCGATCAGGCCGTAATGACCGAGCTAACGCCGCTGAAGCTGGGCCGCGCGGTCTTTGTCACCAACCTGACCCGGCTGGAAGAAGACAACTGGACCTCTACCGGCACCGAACGCGTCCGCTTTACCGTCGCCACCAACCCCGGCCAGACACCGGGGCCGATCGACAAAATTGCCTCGGGCGGTGAGCTTGCCCGCTTCATGCTGGCGCTGAAGGTGGCGCTGCGCCGGGTCAATGCCGTGCCGACACTGGTGTTCGACGAGGTTGATGCCGGTATCGGCGGGGCGGTGGCCGATGCGGTAGGCGAACGGCTTGCCCGGCTCGGTCAGGATGTACAGGTTCTGGTGGTCACCCACTCACCGCAGGTTGCCGCGCGCGCCGGTCATCACTGGCAGATCGCCAAATCGGAAGCCGCCGACGGCCTGCCCGCCACCGCCATCACCCGGCTTGACGACAAGGCACGGCGGGAGGAGATTGCCCGGATGCTGTCCGGCGCCGAGATTTCCGATGAAGCCCGCGCCGCCGCTGAAAAGCTGCTTGTCAGTCCTACATAA
- a CDS encoding outer membrane protein assembly factor BamD: MTAPIGSCSGNRFRPILLGLALVLSLAACSSDDEGVAYVERPAEEIYNTAANALDSGRYQEAAQQFDEVERQHPYSEWATRAQLMAGYAYYQDLDYDQAILALERFIQLQPGHKDIAYAYYLRALSYYEQITDVKRDQAVTQQAMDGLRQVFTRFPESKYARDARLKFELTEDHLAGKEMSIGRYYQKRGQYQAAINRYRRVVDEFQTTSHVPEALHRLTESYLALGVVPEAQAAAAVLGYNFPGSDWYEDSYALLAEEGYEPVRPEKGWMARMMDKVANAF; the protein is encoded by the coding sequence ATGACTGCCCCTATCGGCTCCTGTTCCGGCAACCGTTTTCGTCCCATACTGCTGGGTCTGGCTCTTGTCCTGTCTCTGGCCGCCTGTTCGAGTGATGACGAGGGCGTCGCCTATGTCGAGCGCCCGGCCGAGGAAATCTACAACACCGCCGCCAATGCGCTCGATTCCGGACGCTATCAGGAAGCCGCACAGCAATTCGACGAGGTGGAACGCCAGCACCCCTATTCCGAATGGGCGACACGCGCCCAGCTGATGGCCGGTTACGCCTATTATCAGGACCTCGACTACGATCAGGCGATCCTGGCGCTGGAGCGCTTTATCCAGCTGCAGCCGGGGCATAAGGATATCGCCTATGCCTATTACCTGCGCGCGCTGTCCTATTACGAACAGATCACCGATGTTAAGCGTGATCAGGCCGTGACTCAGCAAGCCATGGACGGCCTACGTCAGGTGTTCACCCGCTTCCCGGAGAGCAAATACGCCCGCGATGCCCGCTTGAAATTCGAGCTGACCGAGGATCACCTCGCCGGCAAGGAAATGAGCATCGGTCGCTATTACCAGAAGCGTGGCCAATATCAGGCTGCGATCAATCGCTATCGCCGGGTGGTCGATGAGTTCCAGACCACCAGCCACGTGCCCGAAGCGCTGCACCGCCTGACCGAATCATACCTGGCTTTGGGCGTTGTTCCCGAGGCGCAGGCCGCTGCCGCCGTACTTGGCTACAATTTCCCGGGCAGCGACTGGTATGAGGACAGCTACGCATTGCTCGCCGAGGAAGGCTATGAGCCGGTTCGCCCGGAGAAGGGCTGGATGGCCCGTATGATGGACAAGGTCGCCAACGCATTTTGA
- a CDS encoding UDP-3-O-[3-hydroxymyristoyl] N-acetylglucosamine deacetylase yields the protein MRTSWKIVGSNKADGASLVHYANDTVEAVLQRTLKTSIHCTGVGVHSGKKTALRFLPAPANSGIRFIRTDVTDRDNVVPAIWDAVTDTQLCTVVTNDAGVSVSTVEHVMAALRGCGIDNLTIELDGPEVPIMDGSAEPFVFLIDCAGIEVLDTPRDVIKVLKPIEFVDGDKIARLLPADGCQFSFEIDFAPRLDVQQTYELDLDASAFKRFISRARTFGFLEDVDKLRAMGLARGGSLENAVVISGDKIMNKGGLRYTDELVRHKVLDAVGDLYLAGAPIIGRYEGFKAGHAMNNNLLHAMFADPTAWIKTSTVDLGLDAASADLAGWQGQSQVARIA from the coding sequence ATGAGAACATCTTGGAAGATTGTTGGCAGCAACAAAGCCGATGGAGCCAGTCTAGTGCATTACGCAAACGATACCGTCGAAGCCGTTCTTCAACGCACCCTGAAAACCAGCATTCACTGCACTGGTGTCGGGGTCCATTCCGGCAAGAAGACCGCCCTGCGGTTCCTGCCTGCCCCCGCCAATAGCGGTATCCGCTTCATCCGTACCGATGTCACCGATCGTGACAATGTCGTCCCGGCTATCTGGGACGCGGTCACCGACACCCAGCTCTGCACCGTTGTCACCAATGATGCCGGCGTTTCCGTCAGCACCGTTGAGCACGTCATGGCCGCCCTGCGCGGTTGCGGTATCGACAACCTGACCATCGAGCTTGATGGCCCGGAAGTGCCGATCATGGATGGCAGCGCCGAACCATTCGTCTTCCTCATCGACTGCGCCGGTATCGAGGTTCTCGACACCCCGCGCGACGTTATCAAGGTTCTGAAGCCGATCGAATTCGTCGATGGCGACAAAATTGCCCGTCTGCTGCCAGCCGATGGCTGCCAGTTCAGCTTCGAGATCGATTTTGCACCGCGCCTTGACGTCCAGCAGACCTATGAGCTCGACCTCGACGCCAGCGCGTTCAAGCGCTTTATCAGCCGCGCCCGCACCTTCGGCTTCCTTGAGGATGTGGACAAGCTGCGCGCCATGGGCCTCGCCCGCGGTGGCTCGCTCGAAAATGCTGTCGTCATCAGCGGCGACAAGATCATGAACAAGGGCGGCCTGCGCTACACCGACGAGTTGGTCCGTCACAAGGTTCTGGATGCCGTTGGCGACCTCTACCTTGCCGGCGCGCCGATCATTGGCCGCTATGAAGGGTTCAAGGCCGGTCACGCCATGAACAACAACCTGCTGCACGCCATGTTCGCCGATCCGACCGCCTGGATCAAAACCAGCACCGTCGATCTCGGCCTTGATGCCGCCAGTGCCGACCTAGCCGGTTGGCAGGGTCAGTCACAGGTTGCCCGCATCGCCTGA